In the genome of Cyanobacteria bacterium GSL.Bin1, the window ATATCAACTCCTTCATTCATTTGTTTCCCTTGACCTTCTGCTAAAAAGAGTAAAACATCAGCAACCCGAGAGACACTATCGGCTTCACGCAAGCGGAGGCGACGGTTGACTTGACGTAAGCGTTTTGCCATAAGCTGGGATAAACGGATCCCGGCTAAGGGTTCTGCCTGCAAAATTTTCAGAAAATCTCCGGAAGGGATACTACAAATCCGCGTTGGAGTTAGCGTAATTACATCAGTGGAACGGGGCACTTCATCCATTGCTGACATTTCACCAAAGACTTCGCCACTTCCCAAAATATTGAGCGTGACTTCCTTTCCATCTTTGTTGTACGTCCGTATTTTTACCCATCCCTCAATAATGAAATAAACGGAACCTCCCCAGTCATGCTCAAGGAGAATCACCTGATTGGCAGGATGATTGCGAGAGACAATATGACAGACCATTTCCCGTAAAGTGTCTTCAGGTAATCCCTCAAAAAACATTCCCGGAGCAATCAATTGGTCTAATTCTGCCTTGACATTACGAGTTGCCGTTTGCTCTTCCATACTAGCTATAGACATAACGAATCATTAGTGGTGGTGATCTTACGTTTAGTATAACTCTAACTTGTGAAGATCTTGTGACTTTCTCTGAGTTTACAAGGTGCCACGAAATAATCCTTGAGGACGAATCAGAAGCATCAAAACCATGATAGCGAGAGCTATCCCTAGTTTATACTGAGATCCCAAAAAAGGTACACTGAGTTCCTGCGCAATTCCAATGACGTATGCGCCAGTAATCGCACCATAAGGATTACCAATCCCCCCTAAAATTACGGAAGCAAAGATGGGTAAAATTAAAAACCAACCCATGTTGGGGCGAACCGCTGTGATCAGTCCATAATTGGCTCCCGCGATCGCGGTTAAAACCCCTGCAATTACCCAAGTCCAAATCACGACTTGTTCCACATTAATCCCTGACACACGGGCTAAATCAATATTGTCAGCAACCGCCCGCATCGCTTTGCCAATTTTGCTGTTTTGAAGCAGAAAATGCAAAATGACAATGGCCAGTAAAGATAAACCAATGGCAATGATGCGATAGTAGGCAACTTTCAGTCCAAAAATATCCAAAGCCGGTAGAATTGGCAAGTCATAAGATTGGTTACTCCCTCCCCAAATTAATAAAATCGTACTGCGCAAAAAGA includes:
- a CDS encoding branched-chain amino acid ABC transporter permease, with amino-acid sequence MDTAQLLINGLAVGSIISLVAVGLTLTFGILRLPNFAQGDLMTVGAYMTWVSNVAGLNIWLSMIVGAIGTVIVMLVTEVLLWKPMRNVRAQPTTLIIISIGLALFLRSTILLIWGGSNQSYDLPILPALDIFGLKVAYYRIIAIGLSLLAIVILHFLLQNSKIGKAMRAVADNIDLARVSGINVEQVVIWTWVIAGVLTAIAGANYGLITAVRPNMGWFLILPIFASVILGGIGNPYGAITGAYVIGIAQELSVPFLGSQYKLGIALAIMVLMLLIRPQGLFRGTL
- a CDS encoding cyclic nucleotide-binding domain-containing protein, yielding MEEQTATRNVKAELDQLIAPGMFFEGLPEDTLREMVCHIVSRNHPANQVILLEHDWGGSVYFIIEGWVKIRTYNKDGKEVTLNILGSGEVFGEMSAMDEVPRSTDVITLTPTRICSIPSGDFLKILQAEPLAGIRLSQLMAKRLRQVNRRLRLREADSVSRVADVLLFLAEGQGKQMNEGVDIPNLPHRELSSLSGLARETVTRVLAKLEKSELIRREHHTLHIPNIFALEEVLSSPSSLFE